The segment CGGGGACCGCCGCCGCGGCGATGTACCGCGCCGAGGGACGCGCGATGGACAGCGATCCACCTTTTCGCTTCGTGACCGCTTCGCTGCGTGTGGATTATCTGAAACCGACCCCGTTGGGCGTGGAGCTGGAGATACGCGGCCGGGTGAAGGAAATCAAGGGGAAGAAGGTCGTCGTCGAAGCGACGGTTTATGCCGAAGGGGTGGCCACCGCGCGTGGGGAAGTGGTGGCCGTCCGGATGCCGGAGACCTTCCTCCGGGAGCAGGAAAAACACCCGACGTAGGATTATTCCGTCAGCGCTCGTTCCATTTCGGAGCTCTTTTGCCAAGAAATGCCTGCACCCCTTCCACGGCATCTTCCGTGGAACAGAGGGTGGCGAACAGGTCATCCATGGTATCCAGTCCTTGGTGGTACGGGAAATCCTCCAGCCGGTTGATCCCCTCCTTGCCGATCCTCAATGCCAAGGGGCTTTTGGAGGCCAGCTTTTCGGCCAGTTGCATCGTCGCCGCGTCCAGTTGATCGTCCGGCACGACACGGTTCACCAGGCCGAGCCGTTCCGCCTCCCTCGCTCCGATCGTGTCCCCGGTCAATACCATTTCCAGCGTTTTTTTCCGCCCGAGGATCCGTATCAGGGGCGTGGCCGGGCCGAGACAGATCAGGCCGAGGTTGATCGCGGTGGTTCCGAAGGTTGCGGTTTCTGCGGCGACCGTGATATCGCAAGCGGCAGCCAGCCCCGTGCCGTTGGCCACCGCATACCCCCGGACGGATGCGATGGTGACTTTTTTCATCCGGGCCAACCGGTGATAAAACGCATCGATCCGGCGGAGGAAATCACGGTACTCCCGTTGGGATCCGAGATGGAACTGGTCCAGGGAGATTCCGGTGGAGAAGTGTTTGCCGTTGGCGTTGATCACGACGACCAGGACCTCCGGGTCCTGGTCCATGGTCCCAAGCGCCTGATCCAGCCGTTCCGCAAACGGCACGGTAAAAGTGTTCCTGGCTTCGGGCCGATTCAGGGTGATCACACCGATTCGCCCGATTTTTTTGGTAAGAATCGGTTCCGCCTCCACGGCACCGTCCTTTGCGGGTTCGCGCGAACTATTTTCCTGTTTTCATGATACCTGAAGAGAGGGCGGATTACTGCCGCACCCGAGCCCCGTAAAGACCGCCTTCATCGTGCGGCGTGTCCGTGAGGCCCGTTGCCGTGACCCGCGCAGGCCATCTCCGGGGTCACTTCCCGTAACGTTCCCGACTTGAACGCGGCCACCGTCTCCTCGACCGTCGCGTGCTCCGAAAAGTAGACGCGGATGTTCGCGGCATTAAATTTGCTGACGGCGCCCATCCCGATCCCTCCGACCACCATGGCGTCCAGCTTTTCCCCCGCGAGTTGCGAGAGCGGCTGGCACATGCCGTGGTCGTGGTGGAGATTGCCGTTCGTGATGGCCCGGCAGGTTCCGCTTTCCGTATCGACGACCATGAAGATCGGCGCCGAACCGAAGTGAAGGCTCACGGGGCTCCGGATGCCGTCGTCCTGGGTGATGGGGATGCAGATGTTCATGACGTTTCCTCCTGGTTGGTTGAGGGTTCGCGGCGAAATTCGACTTGGACATTCCTGCATCCCATCCTCCGCCGCATGCGGCGGCAAGGGGGGGCTTCCGCATCCATCGGCGCCGACTTCTCCCCGTCGCCGCCCACGTCTCCCGATCGACGGCACCGGGGACACTCG is part of the Deltaproteobacteria bacterium CG2_30_66_27 genome and harbors:
- a CDS encoding thioesterase is translated as MTVKAFQDFYPENVAHCFGCGRLNEHGHRIKTYWEKDEAVTRFRPEPFHTAIPGYVYGGLIASLIDCHGTGTAAAAMYRAEGRAMDSDPPFRFVTASLRVDYLKPTPLGVELEIRGRVKEIKGKKVVVEATVYAEGVATARGEVVAVRMPETFLREQEKHPT
- a CDS encoding enoyl-CoA hydratase, which translates into the protein MEAEPILTKKIGRIGVITLNRPEARNTFTVPFAERLDQALGTMDQDPEVLVVVINANGKHFSTGISLDQFHLGSQREYRDFLRRIDAFYHRLARMKKVTIASVRGYAVANGTGLAAACDITVAAETATFGTTAINLGLICLGPATPLIRILGRKKTLEMVLTGDTIGAREAERLGLVNRVVPDDQLDAATMQLAEKLASKSPLALRIGKEGINRLEDFPYHQGLDTMDDLFATLCSTEDAVEGVQAFLGKRAPKWNER